ATTTCGTGGAATATACTGAAAGCTATTCTTTTTTAGAATAAAATAAACACTAAACATTCCGTTGGTATCAGACAAATTGTTAATTCTTTTACGATAAACCTTTTTCAAACGAGTATCGTCAATTAATTTCAATGTTACTGCCGGATGAATATTAGAAATAATTTTTTTTGCGAAAAACTTTTCTCCGTTTAGCGTTTCAACACTTACACTTTCATTATCTTGAAAATTAATCTTACAAACTTCAGAATTATTATGCAATTCGCCGCCTTGAGTACGGATTTTGTTAACCAATGCATCTGATAATTGCTGACTTCCATCCACAAAACGCCAAGCACTTTCAATAAATTGACGGTTTACTAAAGCATGAACATAAAAGGGCGTTTTTACTTTATCGCCACCATATAAAATATTAGCAGCACCTAAAACATTACGAAACCTCTTATCCGGATGCAAAGATTTTATATAATCCCAAGCTCCACCAATACGATAATTCTCGTCCTTAACTATTGATTTAAACTTTTCTAAATGCAAAAGCGGAAAACCATCGGTAATCTCCCATATCTTCTTTAAATAAGATTCTATTACTTTTCTCTTTTCGGGAAATTCTATAGCTAAATTTTCAATAAAGTTATCATATCCTTGTGCATAGTTATAGCGCTTACCATCATTTGCAAAACTAATTTGTTCAAATGCCTTAACATCTAATTGCCTTAGATTCAAGTCATCAATAATACCTAAATAATTAAAATATCTATGCAGAAACTGATCCTCAGCCATTGCTCCAATATAATTCATACCGGTGCCAAAATGATATCCGTCGCGTTTAAAAGTCTGTAAGTTTCCCCCAAACTGCCAGTGTTGCTCCAAAACAAGCACTCTCATTCCCTCCTTACTCAGTAGAGCAGCAGATACAAGACCTCCTAAACCACTTCCTGCAATTATTACATCAAACTTATGTCTCACTTGGGAATTTTTATTTGCGAAGCTAAGGATATTCTTAAAACTCAAAACTCATTTTTACTTTTATTTATTTTTTTATCTCATTTCCGAAACTTATTCCAAAATTCAAACCATTTCTCAAAATGAGAGTGTTGTTCTTATTTAGAATCATTCCATTTGAATTTAATCTATTGATTATTAGTTATTTAAGAAAACCTCAGTGAAAACGGCACATTTTTTGAACAGGGCAACTTGCAAGAAAAGGCAAAGGGTCAAAAAAGAAATTAAGCTATTTAAATGAAGAGATTATTCTATTTATCGTTAATACTGGGACTAATTCTGGTGAGTTGTAATAAGCCACCCGAAATCCCTAGTATTCAAGACGTTATTTTTCAAGCAACTACTAATACTTCGGGACTAAAATCTTCTTGTGATAATCCCATAGCTAACTTTGCACTAATCGAGATTGACGGGATAACTCAACAAGTAGGCGTGTTTTACTTAGACGACAAAATATATACCAATACTCTTAAGCTTGCTCCTGGTAACCATACACTAAACATGTTTGTTCTCGTTAACGATGGAGGGACTCCCGATAATCCTGATGGAGATATTATTGTTCAGGCTGCACCACTTAGTGGTAACACTTTTGCAAATTTCGTAAGTAAACCCCTACCTTTTAACTTTAAAGTAGATGCATTTTATAAAACAGAAATTCCAATTGAACTTTTATGTTATGAAGCCGCCGATTATGACGACTTTGGCTTCGCTTGGTTTAGTATTGAAGAAATAGCCGTTCGTGAGTTTTGCTTTTTTGGTGATATCTGTATAGATGATTATATGAGCTATACCGGTTCTCTATATGAGAATCAGCGTAATGGACTTCAGCACGATATGCCTGCAATTTTTAAAATTGACGTTATACGGAATGACAATCTGTTAATTACTTACGATAATGCTGAATGGTATGGCGAAGGGCGTCCCTTATGTGTCGATTACCCCGATTATTCAAACTATACCGATAATTACAAATTCGTTCTGTCTATACTGTTAAAGGAAGGTGAAGAGTTTAATTATGTTGAATTATATACTTGGGAAACAACAGATGCAGAACAATTACCTAATATCGGAAGTGATAATATATTAGATTTTGTTCTTGGAGACTGTGTCCCTGATGCCGATCTTATTATTCCTCCTATAGATGAGCCTACTCCTACTCCATTTACCGGTGAAGAAACCGCTTTTGCTTACGGTGGAGAAGAAAATGCATCTTGCTTTATTGAAGATGGTTTTGGTAACTGGGGATGGACAAATGGAAAATACAATGAAGGTGATTATACCTTAGAACTTTTAGCTGGAGTTGGTGACTGTGATCAAACAAAAGGTTATGACGTTGGAGAAGTTTTACTTTCCTACCATAATGGAAGCATTTCAGTAAGCTATAATGTTACTTCGACTTATGAATTACAAGCTGTTCAGCTTTATGTGGGCTATGAAAAATATCCTGAAAAAAATGGTACCCCAACAGTTGCTCCCGGACAATACACAATAATTGATGATGAGCTTAACTCAGGAACTACCAGCTATACATTTAATTTGGACGGATTTAGTGAAAAAATATATATAATCGCACATGCAGATGTTTTAGGAAATTAATAACCTTAAGATATAAAGACAAAAATTAAACAAGTGCAAAGCACATAAAAACAAAAATTATGAAAAAATTATTCTATTTATTTTTAATGGTCGGTCTAATAATCGTAAGCTGTAACAAGCCTGCAGATGTACCTGCTACACAAGAAGTAGTTTTTAAAGCAACTACTGCCACTACCGGGTTAAAAGCAGGTGACTGCGACACTGAAGTTGCTCATTACGCTTTAATAGAGATTGATAATGATATTCTTAAAGTAGATGTATTTTATTTAGAAGGAATGATCTACACTAACACTATTAAACTTTCTCCCGGAAATCATACAATTAAAAGTTTTGTACTTAAAAATGATAACGGAACACCAAACGATGATACCGATGACATCATTGTAAAAGCAACTCCTTTAATAGGTTCTGATTATGCCGGATTTGTTCAAAATCCACTTCCTTTCGACTTTAATGTTGATGCTTTTTATAAAGCTGAGGTAAATATTGAAATCCTTTGTTTTGAAGCTGCAGAAATTACTGACTTTGGCTTTGCTTGGTTTACTGTTAACGAAATTACAGTACGCGAACTTTGTTTCTTTGGTGACTTCTGTACAGATGATTATATGGATTATACAAACACATTATATGGTTCTCAAACCTATGGTGTTCGTCACGATATGCCTGCTATCTTTAAAATAGACATTTACAGAAACAACACCTTTTTAATTAGCTACAATAATGAATACCATGCAGATGGATCAGACTGGTTTGGTGAAGGAGCAGCTTTATGTGTGCAATATCCCGATTTTGAGAATGTTACAGACAATTACAAATTCGAACTTTGGGTTAAAGTTTTAGTTGGTAACTCTTTTGAATACAAGTTATTCCACACCTTTACAACTACCGATGCAGGACAATTAAATTCAGGAGCAGACAATATTCTTGACTTTGTAATTGGCGACTGTGTCCCTGATGCCGATTTAGTTTTACCTGCTTATTATAATAATTAGAAATTAATATAAAAACAGAATTAAACATTTAAAAAACAATTGATATGAAAAAATTATTTTATTTATTTTTAATGGTCGGTCTGATTACAGTTAGCTGTAATAAGCCCGAAGAAATAGCTACCGAGCAAGAAGTAGTTTTTAAAGCGACTACTGCCACTACCGGATTTAAAGCAGATGACTGCGACAATGAAGTTGCTCATTACGCTTTAATAGAGATTGATAATGATATTCTTAAAGTAGATGTATTTTATTTAGAAGGAATGATCTACACTAACACTATTAAACTTTCTCCCGGAAATCATACGATTAAAAGTTTTGTACTTAAAAATGATAATGGAACACCAAACGATGATACCGATGACATCATTGTAAAAGCAACTCCTTTAATAGGTTCTGATTATGCCGGATTTGTTCAAAATCCACTTCCTTTCGACTTTAACGTTGATGCTTTTTATAAAGCTGAGGTAAATATTGAAATCCTTTGTTTTGAAGCTGCAGAAATTACTGACTTTGGTTTTGCTTGGTTTACTGTTAACGAAATTACAGTACGCGAACTTTGTTTCTTTGGTGACTTCTGTACTAAATACTATAACGATTATGCCGGATCTCTTTACGAAGGTCAGGAAAGTGGCTTACGTCATGATATGCCTGCTATCTTTAAAATAGATATTTATAGAAACAACAATTTCCTAATTAGCTATAATAACGAAGAATGGTTAGGTGAAGGCGCACCATTATGTGTTCAATATCCGGATTTTGAGAATGTAACTGACAATTATGAGTTTAGACTTTCTATCTTAGTTAAAGTAGGTATGAACTTTGAATACAAACATTTCTATACTTTTACAACTACTGATGATGGAACGATTGCTAATATTGGTGATGACAATGTTTTAGACTTTGTTCTTGGAAGCTGTGTTCCAGATGCAGACTTAATTCTTCCTCCATATATGAACCTCCCTGCTAACGTAACTATGACAACAGGTAGTACTCATTCGCCTGGTAGCTTAGGAACCTATTTTGATATTACCCTTTCCGGAATAGGTGCCGGTTATGATATTGGAAATCAAACCTATGGTGTCTTTTGTGCCGATAAAAATACATCTATCGTATTGAATACAACTTATAATATGGATGTATACACTTCTTTATATCCAGACTTACTCCCGGGTGCTTTTGCCGCACAAAAAGACGTTCTTGATAATATTAACTGGTTGGGCAATAACCTATACCGTTATGATGGACATACTTGGGCAGATATTCAAGATGCCGTATGGATGATATTAGGTCAAATTTCAACATCTTCAACTCCATTTGCAACTCAAATGGCTAGTGATGCTATGTTATACGGTGATGGTTACATACCTCCAGTTGGTGGTTGGGCTGCTGTATTATTTGTAGATCCTACAGCCGATGATTATAATAAAGTATTACAATTACTTTTTACACTTGTAGACCCTTAATAAATAATAGTTTAATCTGAAGAGAGGAGGCATTTTGTCTCCTCTTTTTTTATGCCTAAGCTTTTCTGGCAATATAAATTAAGTTAGAGTTAAGCCTTGTTTTATCAATAACTTCAAAATTATAATTACGAGAAATAAAGAAGGCTTCTAATCGTTTTTTTGATGTAAAGAAAAGTTGTTTGTCTGTGGTAGCGGTTTTATTAAAACCTATAAGCTTAGTGGATTGCCACTCTGAGAAACGTGTACCTTTATGCTTTTTATGTTGACTATCAGCATCACGAATAATAATCCGTCCTCCGGCATTGAGTTTTGAAATACATCTATCTAAAAGCAAATCCTGCTCTTCAAAAGGTAAATAATGTAATACATCACTCAGCACAAAAACATCGGCTTCTTCAAACACAAAGGTCGAAACATCCCCTACTTCAAAACGAATCTGATCTTCTGTAGAATAGGTACTCTCATGGACATTCTGTGCAATTCTAATTTTGTCTTCATCATAATCCACTCCGATAATTTGCCGTTTTTCTGATAAGAAATAAAGCATATAATCCATAAAACCATATCCACAGCCTAAATCAATAATTTTAGCATCTCGAGGAATCAGCTTATCAAATAATTCATAATTATTATCAAAGCGAGTTTTTATTCGAGCATACCACTCCAAAACAGGACCTTTATAAATATAATTATTAATTAATTTAGTACGAAAATACTTTGGACTTTCTTGCTTCTGCTTCAAAATATCAAATTCTCGAATATAGAATTGGCGGAATTCTTTTGAGCGCTGGGCATAGTTTTGAGTAAAATTAGAATCGTTAATTTTTATTCTATCTAATATTTTTACGGTTATATGTCCACTTTTCAAAAAATTTTCACCTTTTGTAATACAATCGCCAACACCGTGTAACAAAACCGGCAGAATATCTAATTGTAATTTCTCTGCTATATAAAACGCGCCTTTATGAAAACGCCTAATTTTTGAGTTCTCGGAACGTGATCCTTCAGGAAATACCATTACCGAATATCCCTGCTCTACTTTTCGTTTAATTAAAGGAAGATTATCTTCCAAACGGTCGAGTACAGGATAAAAATGTGCCATTCTAACCAAGACCCCATAAAAAGGATTTCGCTGCACCCAATCGTTAGTCAGCAATATCATCTTGGGATAAAGCATTAAAAGCAATACAATATCAATATGCGATTGATGATTACTAATAATTACGGCAGGCTTGTCAAATTTTTCTTTATCGTATCCTATTACTTTTTTAGGGACATAAAACATAACATAAACCATTGCCTTACTACTGAATTGTAAAATTCGATGAAATAATAAGCGTAGGTTTTCACGTCGCCCGGGAATTAGCTTTAGCAATATAAAACCTGAGATTGTACTTACAATAGTGCCTAACAAAAAGAAAATAAAAGCGATTATTGAACCAAATATATTTCCTAAAGTCATGGGTAAAACACGTTTCTTCCCTTTTGTATTTACCAAAAAAGAGAAAAGCCAAGGCTGAATTGTAAACGCATTTAACAAAACGGAAAAAAGTCCCACAACAGTTACCAAAGCCATTGACTTAAGAGCAGGATGTTCTGCGAATATTAATACACCAATACCTAATATTGTAGTCAAGGAAGAAAAGAAAATGGAAGTTTTAAAGGATAATAACACATTCTTTCCATCAGAATATTCTTTCATTAAACCTCTGGTTATAAATATACTATAATCAATACCCAAACCAAATATTAAAGTTGAAATAACAATATTCACAATATTAAAAGAGAGTCCAAAAATAGCCATAATACCTAATGTCCATATCCAACTTATTATCATAGGCAAATAGGTAATTAAGGCCAATTCTATACGTCCAAAAGCAATAAGGATAATTAAGAAAACCAATAGCATACTTACAATTACAAGTAAGTTGAAATCAGCTCTAAGAGCATCCATAAATCGTGTTGCCAAATACTCCTTATCCATAACAGTATTAGAAAATTCAGATTTTCTTAATGCATCATGTAGTTGTATTTTTTGCTTATTAGAAACTTTTATTTGAGTTAAAACAGTATATCCGCTCTCATTTTCTTTTATTAACTCATTTAAATAATGCTTACGAATAAAGTTCTTATCCTTTTCTGTTATAGGAAAATACTTCCTGTTTAATGATTCTACAAAATCGTTAAAAGTATTAGGTTTAAATCCGTATTGCTGTCGGATTACATCAAGATTTTTTTTAAGAGTTTGTATTCTTTCGGCAGTCCAGAAATGCTGCCAACGTTCCAAACGTTTTTTTTGCAATCCTTCTGAAGGGAGCAAATACTGTATTCTTGTATGTTTTAAATCAATTCCGTCATCTTCAACAAAGCCATCTAAGACTTGCTGTATTTTTTCAGCATTATACAAAGCAGAATCCAGACTTGTTGCACGACTTATCAGAAATACATTTCGTTGCGAAACCGAGCTAATGCTATTTAGTTTTGCTTCTGCCGTTTTAAGCTTTTCCGACATATAATTAATTGCATTCAGATCACCCTCAAACTGAACTTTTCCGGAAAAATAATAGAAGAAAGGAGTGATAAGTAAAATTGAAATAATCAGCCATCGCTTTTTATGAAAAGGAAAATTAAATAAAGGCTTTAGTTTATCCTTCAAACTATTATTCTCAATAGGTAAGCCCTCAGTCTCCGGTAAAAACAAAGGGATTATAATCAGAGAAAAAAGAGCTGCAAAAAGAATACTAATACCGGCAAAAAGTCCCATATCACGCAATGCACCGGAAGAAATAGACAAGAGTCCAAAAAAAGCGGCTGCTGTTGTAAGTGAGCTTATTAAAATAGGAGACGTAACATCTTTTAAAATATCTGTTACAGAATGTCCATTTTGCGAATGAGTAAAAATATGCAATACATAATCAATACTAATACCTACCAAAATTGAGCCCATCCCAAGTGCAATTGCAGAGACCTCTCCTTTTAGTAAATAAAGTATTGCCATTGCCGTTAAAACAGCTAAAGCTGCCGGAATAAATATAATAACAAACAAACGTTTTCTACGATAGAAAAAAGCTACTAATAAAACTATTGCAAAAACAGCAATAACAACGGTAAGAATTACATCGCGCTTGATTTGTTTTGCATTAGCATAAGCAACTGCCGGAGCTCCAAAATACTGAATACTCAGAATATAATCCTTATCTCTTTCAATCTTTTCTACCTTACGCTCTATACTTTCAATTAATCGCCCATTATTCTTACTATCAGAAGATTTATAAGTGGGTTTAAGATAAAAAATCAAATG
This window of the Bacteroidales bacterium genome carries:
- a CDS encoding MMPL family transporter, which encodes MIRIMERLFIGLHHLILKFKWIFIALLVILIAVTGFYASRLQLSEDVSKLLPEKDMPTNLIENLEAIDFADRIFFHLELSDSTEVNPEILLQAADSLIANLQKDDSGLIADIQYKVSPSSIDQVYNFIINYLPYYLEEGDYSVIEKMIQKKVLETNFRKKYKSLFSPAAMFMRKMIAQDPVGLSIEPLKRLQTFQFDSNFELYKDAIFTSDKKHLIFYLKPTYKSSDSKNNGRLIESIERKVEKIERDKDYILSIQYFGAPAVAYANAKQIKRDVILTVVIAVFAIVLLVAFFYRRKRLFVIIFIPAALAVLTAMAILYLLKGEVSAIALGMGSILVGISIDYVLHIFTHSQNGHSVTDILKDVTSPILISSLTTAAAFFGLLSISSGALRDMGLFAGISILFAALFSLIIIPLFLPETEGLPIENNSLKDKLKPLFNFPFHKKRWLIISILLITPFFYYFSGKVQFEGDLNAINYMSEKLKTAEAKLNSISSVSQRNVFLISRATSLDSALYNAEKIQQVLDGFVEDDGIDLKHTRIQYLLPSEGLQKKRLERWQHFWTAERIQTLKKNLDVIRQQYGFKPNTFNDFVESLNRKYFPITEKDKNFIRKHYLNELIKENESGYTVLTQIKVSNKQKIQLHDALRKSEFSNTVMDKEYLATRFMDALRADFNLLVIVSMLLVFLIILIAFGRIELALITYLPMIISWIWTLGIMAIFGLSFNIVNIVISTLIFGLGIDYSIFITRGLMKEYSDGKNVLLSFKTSIFFSSLTTILGIGVLIFAEHPALKSMALVTVVGLFSVLLNAFTIQPWLFSFLVNTKGKKRVLPMTLGNIFGSIIAFIFFLLGTIVSTISGFILLKLIPGRRENLRLLFHRILQFSSKAMVYVMFYVPKKVIGYDKEKFDKPAVIISNHQSHIDIVLLLMLYPKMILLTNDWVQRNPFYGVLVRMAHFYPVLDRLEDNLPLIKRKVEQGYSVMVFPEGSRSENSKIRRFHKGAFYIAEKLQLDILPVLLHGVGDCITKGENFLKSGHITVKILDRIKINDSNFTQNYAQRSKEFRQFYIREFDILKQKQESPKYFRTKLINNYIYKGPVLEWYARIKTRFDNNYELFDKLIPRDAKIIDLGCGYGFMDYMLYFLSEKRQIIGVDYDEDKIRIAQNVHESTYSTEDQIRFEVGDVSTFVFEEADVFVLSDVLHYLPFEEQDLLLDRCISKLNAGGRIIIRDADSQHKKHKGTRFSEWQSTKLIGFNKTATTDKQLFFTSKKRLEAFFISRNYNFEVIDKTRLNSNLIYIARKA
- a CDS encoding NAD(P)/FAD-dependent oxidoreductase yields the protein MRHKFDVIIAGSGLGGLVSAALLSKEGMRVLVLEQHWQFGGNLQTFKRDGYHFGTGMNYIGAMAEDQFLHRYFNYLGIIDDLNLRQLDVKAFEQISFANDGKRYNYAQGYDNFIENLAIEFPEKRKVIESYLKKIWEITDGFPLLHLEKFKSIVKDENYRIGGAWDYIKSLHPDKRFRNVLGAANILYGGDKVKTPFYVHALVNRQFIESAWRFVDGSQQLSDALVNKIRTQGGELHNNSEVCKINFQDNESVSVETLNGEKFFAKKIISNIHPAVTLKLIDDTRLKKVYRKRINNLSDTNGMFSVYFILKKNSFQYIPRNIYHFAAQDVWHNDANPWPQHFYFYTPASSQNPEWVSHATALSPMSFGDVKKWENTFVENRGQEYLDFKREKAEQLIDLVEKRIPGFRSKILKYYTSTPLSYRDYTGTRNGSSYGVLKDHENPYSTIVLPRTAIPNLFFTGQNMNMHGALGVTAGAILTVGELIGLEYLTTKIYDTIR